A portion of the Halobacillus ihumii genome contains these proteins:
- the recF gene encoding DNA replication/repair protein RecF (All proteins in this family for which functions are known are DNA-binding proteins that assist the filamentation of RecA onto DNA for the initiation of recombination or recombinational repair.), translating into MYIHELSLRSFRNYQQLSLTFDHTINVIIGENAQGKTNLMEAIYTLAFTRSHRTPRDKELIHWDAEYAKIKGSIYKRNRRFPLEIIFSKKGKKAKLNHIEQKRLSDYIGSLNVVMFAPEDLHLVKGSPQVRRRFIDMEIGQIQPRYIYHLGQYQKVLRQRNHLLKELQRKPSADRTMLGVLTDQLIEHAVTLVDRRFKFLQLLRSWAAPIHEGISRKLENLEITYDSSVKVSEDMDLATIKINYEEKFRDIESKEIERGTTLVGPHRDDLIFYVNGKDVQTYGSQGQQRTTALSLKLAEIELIHSEVGEYPILLLDDVLSELDDFRQSHLLHTIQGKVQTFVSTTSIEGIEHDALKEAEIFRVVNGTVENQK; encoded by the coding sequence ATGTATATTCATGAATTGTCTCTAAGGTCATTTCGAAATTATCAACAACTTTCATTGACATTCGATCATACAATAAATGTCATAATTGGTGAAAACGCCCAGGGTAAAACCAATTTAATGGAAGCAATCTATACATTAGCTTTTACTCGTTCTCATCGCACCCCCCGGGATAAAGAATTAATACATTGGGATGCAGAGTATGCTAAAATAAAAGGTAGTATTTATAAACGAAACCGCCGTTTCCCGCTGGAAATCATCTTTTCAAAGAAAGGGAAGAAGGCGAAGTTAAACCATATCGAGCAAAAGAGGCTTAGCGACTATATTGGTTCTTTAAATGTTGTTATGTTTGCACCTGAGGATTTACACCTGGTAAAGGGAAGTCCTCAGGTGCGTCGTAGGTTTATCGACATGGAAATTGGTCAGATTCAGCCTAGATATATTTATCACTTAGGACAGTATCAAAAGGTTTTGCGTCAACGAAATCATTTATTAAAAGAACTGCAGCGAAAACCATCAGCTGATCGCACAATGTTAGGAGTATTGACAGATCAGCTGATTGAGCATGCCGTGACGTTAGTAGACCGACGTTTTAAATTCCTTCAATTGCTGCGCTCGTGGGCAGCCCCTATTCATGAGGGAATCAGCCGGAAACTGGAAAACCTTGAAATTACTTATGATTCTAGTGTAAAAGTATCAGAAGATATGGATTTGGCAACAATAAAGATAAACTACGAAGAAAAATTTAGAGATATAGAATCTAAAGAAATAGAGCGAGGTACTACTTTAGTAGGACCCCACCGTGATGATCTAATTTTTTATGTGAACGGGAAAGATGTTCAAACATACGGTTCACAGGGGCAGCAGCGGACAACAGCGTTGTCTTTAAAACTTGCAGAAATTGAGCTGATTCATAGTGAGGTTGGCGAATACCCAATCCTGCTCTTAGACGACGTCCTAAGTGAACTTGATGATTTCAGACAATCACATTTACTTCATACAATCCAGGGCAAAGTTCAAACATTTGTCTCAACGACAAGTATTGAAGGAATTGAACACGATGCCCTTAAAGAAGCGGAAATTTTTCGTGTTGTAAACGGAACGGTAGAGAATCAGAAATGA
- the remB gene encoding extracellular matrix regulator RemB, protein MFIHIGDDHVIQSKDVVTIIDYSLMSSSSIIEEMIFNQRKNKQVVETEEDHAKSIVITKDYIYFSPLSVYTLKKRANMMTTLNKLEDYSEEQGI, encoded by the coding sequence TTGTTTATTCACATTGGTGATGATCATGTTATTCAATCTAAAGATGTTGTGACCATCATTGATTACAGTCTCATGTCTTCTTCCTCTATCATTGAGGAAATGATTTTTAATCAGCGAAAGAATAAACAAGTGGTTGAAACAGAAGAGGATCATGCTAAATCGATTGTAATTACGAAGGATTATATTTATTTTAGTCCTTTATCGGTTTACACGTTAAAAAAACGTGCGAATATGATGACCACTCTAAATAAATTGGAAGATTACTCAGAAGAACAGGGAATCTAG
- the gyrB gene encoding DNA topoisomerase (ATP-hydrolyzing) subunit B: MKEEILEEQQSYDENQIQVLEGLEAVRKRPGMYIGSTNEKGLHHLVWEIVDNSIDEAMAGYCDHIQVVIEEDNSITVIDNGRGVPVGMHEKAGRPAVEVIMTVLHAGGKFGGGGYKVSGGLHGVGASVVNALSSKLEIYVHRDGKIHYQEYHRGVPQEDLKVIGDTDITGTRVRFKPDPEIFSETQEYQYEVLASRIRELAFLNKGLTITIEDKRTDEEPQHYYYEGGIVSYVEHLNRTREALHEPFFIEDEQDEISIEIAMQYNDGFASNIYSYANNIHTYEGGTHESGFKTGLTRVINDYARKNSMFKETDPNLTGDDVREGLTAIISIKHPDPQFEGQTKTKLGNSEARTITDSLFSEGLSKFLFENPDMAKLVVEKGLMASRARMAAKKARELTRRKNALEVSNLPGKLADCSSKDANISELYIVEGDSAGGSAKQGRDRHFQAILPLRGKIINVEKARLDKILSNNEIRTIITALGTGIGEEFDISKARYHKVVIMTDADVDGAHIRTLLLTFFYRYMRPLIEKGYIYIAQPPLYKIQQSKAIYYTYSDRQLDEIMAKLPSSPKPGVQRYKGLGEMNPEQLWETTMDPETRTMLQVGLEDAIGADETFDILMGDKVEPRRNFIQENAQYVKNLDI, translated from the coding sequence ATGAAGGAAGAAATACTAGAAGAACAACAGTCCTATGATGAAAATCAAATACAGGTGCTAGAGGGATTAGAGGCGGTTCGAAAGCGTCCAGGTATGTATATCGGTTCTACAAATGAAAAGGGACTTCATCATTTAGTGTGGGAAATCGTCGATAACAGTATCGATGAGGCAATGGCAGGCTACTGCGATCATATCCAGGTAGTGATTGAAGAGGATAATAGCATTACTGTTATTGATAATGGACGAGGAGTCCCAGTAGGAATGCATGAAAAAGCAGGGCGTCCAGCTGTAGAAGTCATTATGACCGTCCTACATGCCGGCGGGAAATTTGGCGGCGGTGGCTACAAAGTCTCTGGTGGTTTGCATGGTGTTGGTGCTTCTGTTGTAAACGCATTGTCTTCAAAATTGGAAATTTACGTGCATCGTGATGGAAAAATACATTATCAAGAGTACCATCGTGGTGTCCCGCAGGAAGACTTGAAAGTAATTGGAGATACCGATATTACAGGAACACGAGTCCGATTCAAGCCAGACCCTGAAATTTTCTCTGAAACTCAAGAGTATCAATATGAAGTACTGGCAAGTCGTATTCGTGAACTTGCTTTCTTGAATAAAGGATTAACGATTACGATTGAAGATAAACGTACAGACGAGGAACCACAGCACTATTACTACGAAGGAGGCATTGTCTCCTATGTAGAGCACTTAAACCGTACTCGTGAGGCACTGCATGAGCCGTTTTTTATTGAGGATGAACAGGATGAAATTTCAATAGAAATTGCTATGCAGTATAATGACGGGTTTGCCAGTAATATTTATTCTTACGCCAACAATATTCATACCTATGAAGGCGGTACCCACGAATCAGGTTTTAAAACAGGCCTGACACGTGTGATTAATGATTACGCCAGAAAAAATAGCATGTTTAAAGAAACAGATCCTAATCTCACTGGTGATGACGTGCGTGAAGGATTAACGGCGATTATTTCAATTAAGCATCCGGATCCTCAATTTGAAGGACAAACAAAAACAAAGCTTGGAAATAGTGAAGCACGAACCATTACTGATTCTCTTTTCTCTGAAGGTTTATCCAAGTTCTTATTTGAGAATCCTGACATGGCGAAACTTGTAGTGGAAAAGGGATTAATGGCTTCCAGAGCACGTATGGCTGCCAAGAAAGCCAGAGAGTTAACACGCCGAAAGAATGCACTTGAGGTTTCGAATCTTCCAGGAAAGCTTGCGGATTGTTCATCAAAAGATGCCAACATTTCTGAACTCTATATCGTAGAGGGTGACTCTGCCGGCGGATCAGCTAAGCAAGGACGGGATCGCCATTTCCAGGCCATTCTGCCACTGCGAGGAAAGATTATTAATGTAGAGAAAGCCCGCTTAGATAAAATCCTTTCCAATAACGAAATTCGTACCATTATTACAGCACTCGGCACAGGTATTGGTGAAGAATTTGACATCTCAAAAGCCCGATATCACAAGGTTGTAATCATGACTGATGCGGACGTAGATGGTGCCCATATTAGAACCTTACTATTAACATTCTTCTACCGTTACATGCGCCCGCTCATTGAAAAGGGTTATATCTATATTGCTCAACCGCCATTGTATAAAATTCAACAGAGTAAAGCGATTTATTACACGTATAGTGATAGACAACTTGATGAGATCATGGCTAAACTTCCAAGTTCTCCAAAACCAGGCGTACAGCGTTATAAGGGTCTCGGTGAGATGAATCCGGAACAATTGTGGGAAACAACAATGGATCCGGAAACAAGAACCATGCTCCAAGTCGGCCTTGAGGATGCCATCGGTGCTGATGAAACATTTGATATCCTTATGGGAGATAAAGTTGAGCCGCGACGCAATTTTATACAAGAGAATGCTCAATATGTTAAGAATTTAGATATTTAA